The genomic window AAAACTTCTTGTTTGAGGTACCAGAAGTTGAAAAGAATAAGTAGCACCTACAAATAGAGCAAAAACAATCAAACTCAGGAAAAATACTTTGCTTTTTAGGAAGAAGCTCAAATCATTTGGATAACGCTTCAGTTGATGGAAAAGTAGTGATAGGACAGTAATCAAAAGTAATGTATTACCCAATTGTAATTGATTAAAAGCGACAAGCAGCAAATGATACCCAACGATCAACAAGTAACTTAACCACAGACGCTCATAATGAATCATCAAGACAGCTAAAGCAATCAGGAAAAACAGAATAATCACCAGTGCAATTGTTTGAGGCATATAGCTTAATTCACCCGATACGATTTGATTGTAAGCCAGCATGACTTCATCGAAGAAAGCCGTGATCCATTGGAGACTGAATACCTGGTCTAAAGGGAAATAGCTGTACAGTAAAACCAAATAACTGATCAGATAGAACGGAAAGGTGATCAGAAAATTCTTGAATAGTAGTGTGACTAGGCAAATAACAGCCAACACAGCAAGGAATAGAGGACTATTTTCCAACTGGTAAACCTCAAGAAATGGTGGACTGGCAACAATCAGAATCAAATAAGTCAATAGAGCGAAGAACCAGTTTTGCTGTATACGTTCCTTCATTCTGTCACCTCCATTGGGGTGATATAGAAGACTTGTTCCTTCCATTGGAGACAAAGCTGGTCTGCATCAAAGGTGATGAGAAACACTTCATTGGTTCGACCGAGCGCTTTTAAGTGATTTTGCAGCCGTTCCGTTGGCTCAGGTGCAAAGATAAGCAGCTTCTTATTCGAATATGTAGGCATGTAAGGCTCTTCGGAAAAAGGCTGTAACACAGCGAATAGATTCTCGTTCAATGTTTCTACAGGGTAGTCAGCAAGGAGCTTTGTAGTATAGCTGATTTTTCCATCTAATAGGTGCATCATAGAATAATAAACAGAAAGCAGTTCTTCAAATCGTGCATGTTTCTGTCCATAAAAAATCAAGCAGGCCTCTTGCTCCTGTTCCTGTTCGTATTCTTTTACAATCAGCTCGTTTCTTTTACTGGATTGTTTCCAATCGATCAACCGCAACGGATCGCCTGTTTGATGACTGCGGAAGTCGCGTATCGTGAATGTGCGATTGCCAAAAGAGGCATAAAAATTGGGTTGAACAGTCACAATCTTTTGGATTACTGCATTGGCTCGCTCTTTTTCCAACTTTGGTAATACGGAAAAAGGACCTGCCAGTGCTTGAATTGATCCTTTGGACAACAGCTGTAAAAAGTCGGTACTGTGAAAGAATACCGGCAGCTCTGAAAAAAGACCTCTTGTTTCAGGCGTCCAGTGAAAAGATAAAATTTTTCGATTTCCTGTATAAGCCCAAAAGAAGGCCGGATTTGTTTTTGAAGTCGAGTGAAGTCTAAGCGTTAGAGCAAATAAAGGTAACAGTAGCGGACGATAGGTAAACATCTCTACGGTTAGTTGACTGGGATGTCCAGCTTGATAGGTACTACTTTCGAGCAGCACCAATTGAATTTTTTTATGGGACGGCAGCAAGCTGATCAGATTTCCAACCAACAAAAAGGTAAGGAAGAAAAAAAGTGTCCAGCCGCTAGCATTGTTAAAAATGACAGTGTAGAGAAAGAGTACTAAATAGAAGAACAAAACGAAAAGCATTCGTAAGCTGTTTTTCAGTAACTGTCTATTCATGCTCATCTCCTGACTGGAACTGGCACTCGCTTGATAATCTGTTCCAAGATTTCTTGTATCCGTTCAGTGGAAGAGTTTCTATTTTTCAGCAGCAGTCGGTGACCAAACACAGCGGGTAAAAGTTGCTGTAGGTCGTCAGGGGTGACAAAGGTTCTGCCGTTAGTAAACGCATAGGCCTTTGCAGCTTGCACGAAAGAGACTGTGCCCCTAGGACTAACCCCCAAAGCAATGCCATCGTGATTTCGTGTCGCATGTACCAATTGCAAGGCATAGCGCGCGATTTGAGGATCCACATAGACCTCAGCTGCTAGCTGTTTCATTTCTGTGAGCTCTTTTGAGGTAATGACTTGGCGAACCTGTGCCAGTTTATTTTGTTGATTATTCAACAATAAGTCCAATTCATCTGAAAACTCCGGATAGCCAATGTGCAGTCGGAAAAGAAAACGGTCCAACTGTGCTTCCGGTAACGGATAGGTTCCTTCATATTCTATAGGGTTTTGCGTTGCCAAAACAAAAAAATGTTCATCTAACGGATGTGTATGATTGTCGATCGTCACATGATTTTCTGACATAGCTTCCAACAAGGCCGCCTGTGTTCGAGGGGTTGTTCGATTGATTTCATCAGCCAGTAAAACAGTGGTAAAGATTGGTCCTGGATGAAAATCAAAGGTTTGTGCCTGTGTATTATAAACGGAGACACCAAGAATATCGCTTGGTAGTAAATCCGGCGTAAACTGGATTCGACTGAAGCTTCCATGAACAGCCTTTGCCAGTGTTTTGATCATCATTGTTTTTCCAACTCCGGGAATATCTTCAAAGAGAACATGCCCGCCTGCCAAAAAGGCAGTAACAGTCAGTTGAAGAACATCACGTTTTCCTAAAATAACCTTTTCCATTTCATCGAGTAGCTGCGTTAGCTTTTCGTGTGCTGATGGTAGCATCGTATTCCCTCCTTTAGTCGTGTTCCTTCTATTTTATAGATATCAAAGAGTGACTTCAAGCATTTTCATGGCTATTACGTATAAAACCATTTATTATTAGTTATTTCAATAAGAACGATAGGCGATTCTTATTGCTGTTGTGATAAAATATACAAATTTTTATTGTATTTTATTTTTAAATCATTTATTTTTAATAAGTTGAGAATTATTGATTCATTGTAGTTGAACAAGTAGGAGGACTGAAATGAAAGTATACATATGTGAGGATAGCCATTTAGAAAGGACTAGGATCGAGGAAGCCGTCCGTAGAGTTGCTATTAGGATGGAGAAGAGCTACATTGGTGAAATTCGTGTGTTTAGTAATCCAATGGAGCTATTAGAGCAAGTCGAAGGCGAGTTCAATATTTATTTATTAGATATTGACTATGGGTTAGATACAAATGGTATTGATCTTGGGAAACAAATTCGTAGAATTGACCGAAATGCAAAAATCATCTTTCTGACAAGCCATCAGGAACTGGCGGTAGAAACCTTGAACGCGAACATCGAACCGTTCTCTTTTATTTACAAAGGAGATATCGTAGATCCAGAAAAACTGGAGCAGGAGATAGCAGCAATGTTTCTCAAAATCATAGATAGCTATGAGCAGTGGGAGGCGGAGCAGTCAGAGGAAGCAGTTATTCGTATCAGCGATCAGAAGCAAGTACGGGTAATCCCAAATAGTAAATTTTTATACCTTGAAAATTATTCAAGAGAAAGAAAAGTTAAGGTTCAGTTAAAGGATGAAGCATTTTTCGTGAACGACTATTTGGGAAATTTGAAAAAGCAGTTTGATTTTCCTTCATTTTATACAGAAGCGCAATCATTGATACTAAATATGGCCAATGTGGAAGAGCTGAATCCACAGGAGCTATATATCCGGTTCACATCGGGGCACCTGATCTTTGTGACGAAAAGCTTCATGAAGCGCCTGAAGAAAAAAATGGCGGACTTTTCAGGAGGAAGGTAAGCAGTGTTTTTGTTAATTATTTTTCAATCTCTACTAGTAGGCTACTAATTGAAATTCTATTTGGAAGATACTTAAGTAAAGAAGCTTCTATTTATAGAATGGGTTGCTGGTAATAGTGTTTGTCTCAAGTGTTATTGTGGAATTTAGAGTGTTTGAATGAAGGCTTTGGGCTTTACCATGAGTGCAATGCTTCTATTAAATACAATGATTTCAAAACGGCTTCTCTCTTTTTCGTGGCGCTAATCCTTTGCATTAGCGAGCTTGTCAACGGCTTTGTATCGAGTGGTCTACAGTGTCGTCGGTAATGGATTTGTTTCCTTGTTTTCAGATCAATTTAATTGGGAGAAATTCTATATAAACCCAAAGGAATATATGCTAAGATTTGTTTTTGTTACTTTAGCTATCTATAGCTGTGTTGTATTTCTGGCTGGTGCTATTCAGAAAAAAGCAGAACTGAATGACACGATAACTACGTATCAGATATCAGTGACGGAGCTCTTTTTAAGCCTAGGCATGCTATTTTTTTCGTAATAATCGGACGCTAGTTTCCTTTTGATGTCATGATTATCTATGGCTCAGCAGCAACCATTTATGAAGTAAAACATTGCTTAAGATTATGAAAAAAATAAAACGATTGTTTACATAGTAAAGTATTGACTAGATATGCATGAAGTAGGTTTACAAAACAAATTACAAGAAGTCTATTTCATATCTAAGCAAATCAATTTTAACAAATCAGTATCTAGCCATCTTATTTATATGTTTGGAAATACGGGATATAAATTTCTTTGACTAGAAGATTCAGAATGAGTTAGTACAAATGACTTTCGATTGACCACCTGAGCGTGTTAGAAAATGAAAAAAAGAACTGCAATTGTTTAAGTAACAAACATTTGCAGTTCCTTTTATGTTGATAGTCAATATTGCAAAAAAAAAGAAACATATTGCAATGGTCTCACATTTCATAAGTCAGATGAAATATAATGAAAATATGAAAAAGAGATACATTCACATTTGTTTTTGAAAATATCGATTTCGCAAAAGTACTAGTTTTGAGAAATTATTTCTTTTGTGTCTTTAATTTTAATTAAATATTAAACTCATTTAAAATTCTAACTGAAAAAACAGGAATAGTCTATAGAGAATTCAGTGTTTTTTTATCACTTTTTTCTCTTATTGATCGAAAAAATGAGAAAAAAACGGGGGAAGCGGATAAAAAAAGACTAAAAATCATTTTTTTCTAACATTTGTTTACTACATCAAATCAGCCGTCGGGATAGCCGTCAAATATTTACGTTAGGAAGTGGTCAACTTGGCAAAAAAAGGTGAAAACATTTACAAGAGAAAAGATGGACGTTATGAAGGACGTTACATCAAAAATCGCTCAGAGAATGGGAAAATTATTTTTGGTTATGTTTATGACAGAAAATACAGTGTAGTAAAGAAAAAGCTCAACTTATTAAAATCACAGCACAACCATTTGGATCGAATACACCGAACATTTCAAGGCAACCTTGCCGATTGGCTACATTATTGGCTCGAATATACGGTAAAGAGAAGTGTCAAGCCCTCGACTCATACGGTTTATCTAGGACGAGTGAAAAAACATATTATCCCCTTTCTGGGCAATAAGAAAATGACGAAGCTTGATACTAGAGACATTAATGAATTTGTTCAACATCTACAGTTTCAACGCTTAGCAGCTACAACGATTCGAGGGATCATCACGGTTTTGAAATATGCGTTGAGTCAAGCGTGTAAAGAGAACTATTTGATGATCAATCCTTGCGAGAATGTTACGCTGCCCAAAGCAACAACAACAAGCATTGATGCGTTATCTATTGAACAGCAAAAGATATTGGAAGAATACGCGTTACAAGATACAGAATGCTCACCGGTTATTCTTTCCTTATACACTGGGATGCGGATTGGTGAAATAAGCGGTCTGAAATGGTCTGATATCGATTTTGAAAACAACGTGATCCATGTCCGACGAACACTACTTCGAATCAGTTGTGAAGGAGAAAAAGCCCGAACAACATTGATTCTCGGTTCACCTAAAACAGATAGCTCTAAGCGAAGTATTCCTCTAGCTGAGAATTTGAAGGACTATCTATTAGAAAATAAGAAGAATGCGACATCTACTTTTGTTATTTCCTGCAAAAACAGTTTTGCGGAGCCGCGTGTCATTAACTACCGCTTCAAGAAAATTACTGAAAAGTCTGGTTTATCCATCCATTTCCACGCATTGAGACATACCTTTGCGACTCGCTGTGTAGAGAAGGGGGTCGATATTGCTTCATTAAGTAAGCTCTTAGGACATGCGTCTATCAAGATGACGTTAGATACGTATACCGACTCTTTATGGGAAAATCGACAAACAGCCATTTCTGTTATTGATGCTGATCTGAATATCGGGAGTTTATAAGAAAAGTTTCGTGATTTATTCACGGAACTTTTTTTATTGAAAACTACCGAAAGTTTATCTGCTAATCAATACCAAACAGCCGTCAGTCCAACCGTCAACCTATTTTTCCATCTGTTATTTATCCCACTTTCTGAAGCCATTTCTCAAAACTAGTACTTTTGCGAAAAAAACTGATAGAAAACAATGTATGAGCGTGATTATGACAGAGAAAGTGTAAGTCTCGATAATAATTATAGCAGATGTTCTCAAAATTTAGTTTTAAAAGGCATTCGAAATTGAGGGAATATTTGAAAAAATGAATGTAATTTTACATAAGGAGGAGAATGAGATGTATAACCTTGGTTTTGTATCGAATGGAGAACATTCCAATTATGAATACATAGAGGTACTGAAAAGAAAGCCGATTTTCAACATAAAGGATATTTCTTCAGAACAAGCAATTGAAAGCAGTGAGAGTTTAGATGCTTTGCTGATTCAAAGTGGCTCTGCAGCAGATGTAGGGAATATTTGCGAACTTTTAATTGAAATAAGGAAACGGACAAATGCGTTGATTTGGATACTTTCGGAGGAACTTCCAAACACAACGAGAATCATTTTTCTTCAATTAGGAGCAGATGGTATTGTGACTAATCAAATTGAACCGGATGAGTATTTATTGATTTTAAGGAATGGATTGAAGCGGTATGGACTTTCAGAAGAAGTGGAGGAAAGAATGACCGATTTCAAATTAGTTCCGAATAATCTAAGTGTTGTAATTGAAGGGAATCAGGAGATTAGTTTGACGAGGCTAGAGTTTAAAACAATCGAATTACTCTATGAAAAAAAATCAGAAGCCATTCCGTACCAAGCAATTTATCAACAAGTGTGGGATAACGATGGGGATGATGTGAAGAACTCCAATTACCGTGTAGCAAATCTAATTTTCCATTTGCGAAAAAAATTGGAAAAAAATCCACTTGAGCCAAAGTATATCAAGACGGTACGTTCAAAAGGTTACCTATTAAGTGTTTAGTCTCTATTGCATAGAGAAAAGAGTCATGGCGACTTCTATTATAAAGAAGTGACAGTGACGATTAAACTGTATTTCATTTTCCTGCAAAAGATATATCTTAGTATGACCAAACACAATATGGAAGTCTGAGTTTATCCGTTTGTAGAATTTGAGATAAATCGTCTGACAAACAGTCGGACATCATTTTGGAGGAAAGGAGGAGAAAAATGAAAATTAGAAATAAGGTCTCTATTTTTTTTGCAGTTGCCCTTTCATTAGCACTTGTGTTTTTCTTCAACTCTGGAAGTAGTATTAGGGCAAATGAAGATGTGGGTGAATCTAGTACGAACGAAAGCAGCGTAGTAGAAAACGTTCAAAGTTTTGATCCTTCATCAGCATTGACTAAGTTACCACAGACAGAAGAAAGTTTACGTAGCCAAGAAGAAATAACTAATGATGAGTTAGATGGTCTTATGTCTGGAACTGCTTATCAATCCAGCACACCTCGTGCTACCGGAGAAATTTCCGGAAGTATGACACTTGCTCAGCATAAAGCCGAATATGAAGCGAGTTATCGAGCAGCGAGTGATGCTTATCATGCGGCTCATGGTTTTGATCCTGAAAGCGGTAAGGTGGTAACAGTAGATACTTATACTTCTACTACCTCTTCAGCTAATAGTTGGGGATATGGTTTTGTTCAAGCCTATTCAGATGAAACTGTGACTAAAATCATCATGTTAAATGATATCAGTTCACCTACTAGTGGTACTGGTGTGTTTCATAGACGAGCGACATCAATAGAAATTGATGGTGGCGGGTACAAATTGCTTCTCTATAGAAAAAGCTTGGGGATAGCAACGCCGGCAGCAGGAACTTATCCAGTCTTTCATTTACACGATATGGTTGCTGCAACAGAAACAAATTACAATTCAACAGAAGGCGCAGGTTATTGGTCGTTTATTAATGGAGACACATCTACAACGACGGACTTAAGGTCTGATAACTGGTACTTCCGATTTGGTAATGTTTCTACTGACTTTGACCAATCTAAATATAACGGGCTAAATACAAGATATACCAATGTAGGTGGTCGATTTGCTAGAGCAAATTCGGCTGAGGTAACGATGTATGGTTACAATGTATTGGTAACAGGTAGTGAAAACTTCTATCTAGGAAGCATGATCGTTGAAGACAACACAGTTTGGAAAGGCACGAATGATCGTACCAACTATTCAGTTTGTTGGCATGTAGAAAGACAAAGTGATGGTTCAACAGGAATAAATGGTGAATTTACAATTGGTAAAAATGCTTTCGTCTATTTGAGAAATACAACGACTTATACTTCCTATCCAGCCGTCTATGCCCATTATTCTACTATAACTGTAGGAGAGGGTTCGTATTACAATGCAAGTATGCAAGGAAGAGCACTTTCTAATTATGCAGCGTTGAATGGAACGAATAGATACGCACAAAAGAAGTTTGTTGCGAAAGAAGGTTCCCACATTAATTTGTTGTCCAGAGGATCTGGTCCTGTTGTTAGATTGACTGAAACGACCAATGGAACAACAGCAAATATGGAATTTTTATCAGAACAAAATTCTGAGGTCTTTATCTATGGTAACACTTCAGATGGAGTCATCCAAATGAATGGTAGTGGAGCCAAATTTGAAATAGTCAGTCCAAAGCAATTTGAGATTCGAAATAGTTTAGCTTCGACAAGCGGAACTTCTGCTCGATTTTTGACTATCACAGCTGGAAATACCTTTGGAATTTATAATAGTGATATAAATTTGTGGAGAAATGCAACGGCTGTTTCAGCAACCTCTGATTATACTTATGAGAAGGTTAGTTATCTTACAGGAACTGGAACAACATTTATGTCTTCAAATAATGACCTTCAAAGTATTTTTGTGCATAATGGCTTCCGAAGAATCAACGGCTTGAATGTGGCACCAGAAGTTGTATGGGATCCTGTAACGGATGCGCAAAAGACCTATCAAGCTAGGGTAAGAATTGGTAATTTACCGACTGGAGTGTTTGATAATGATGGTGTACCAATTATGGAAGAAGTGTTTGCGCAAACTGGACAGGCTTTGATTACATTTACAGATACACGAGGCAATGTTCGAGCAAATATTCCAATAGATGGAAATAAGTATGCAAAATACACCGATACAGAGTTTCAAATTGCACCTTTAGAGATGAAAGCAACTGCAACAAGAGGAGAAACGTGGGTCAGTGAGGAAACCCCAGAAACTGTTATTGATGTCACGCCTCCGGAACCAGCAACACTTATGGATGAGAAAATTACAAATGCGACGAAACAGCTTTCAGCTGAAAATCTTGAAGTAGGAGCTAATGTTCTCATTTCGATAAATGGTGGAAGTTTGATAGGGGTTGGAACGGTTGGTAGTGATGGTAAATGGCTTTATAATTTGCCAGGCTACCTGAATGCTGGTGATACTGTGACTATCTATTTAGAAGATAATGCGGGAGATAATCCAACGACTATCACTCCACCTAGCACAAACAGTGCGGTGGGAAGTAATACCATCGGGAATATAAATCCATATCCTAGTGCGGTGTCTTATATTGATGCAACATTCCAACCAGCAAAAATGTATACGGTCGTTGACGTTATCCCAGATAATCCAAAGTTAACAAAATCAGTTATATCTAGTGCTGGTAGCACAACTTCGGTTGGAGATGTCCTGACATATACTTTAATTGGTAAAAATGATAAGGCAGGTTCAGAAGATTGGGCAGATGTTGTCTTAGAAGATACTTTACCAGTCGGGATGGATTTCAACCCTGCTAATCACGGTATCACAATTAAGACAACGGATGCTTCTGGAAATGAAACAGACATTGCTTTGACAGATGATTTGTTTGATTACAATGAAGCAACACGTATATTGACAGTTAAGATTGGTAATGTACCAGCGTTGAACGGATTTGTCGTAACTTTCAAAACAACAGTGAATAAAGATAAAATTGGTCAAGATTTACTGAATACAGCAGAAGCGAAAGGTTATTCACCGCAAGAGGATGCTGATCCATTTATACCAGGACCAATTAATCCCGATGGACCGTTCAAATCGATTAATGTAATCATTGATAGTCCGGTTGGCGTGCCCGGCGGAGAAATACATGGTGTTCTAGAGCTGATTTCAGCACCAAGTGTTATTGACTTCAAGAAGCACACGGTCGCAACGAATGATACACGGGTGGAAGAGCCGGAGTTAGATATGCCTCTGACCGTTTCTGACAATCGGGGCAATCTGACGAGTTGGACATTGACAGCGACCCTCACGAAGGAAATGGCCAATACGGGTGATACGACGAAAATCCTACGTGAAGCAATCAAATTCAATGATGGTACATCAGAAGAAGCGTTGGATGGTGAGGCAACGCTCATCAAGACCCACACGCATTCGGATGTCGGAGAATATGTCGTCAGTAATGAGTGGCGTTCCGGAGGAACGGGACTTAAGCTGGAAGTACCAGCTGGGTCTGTAAAAAAACTTGGACAATATCAGGCAGAAATCACTTGGCATTTAGGTGATACGCCTTAAACCTGGGGAGGAGAAACATGAAAAATAACATCGTTCATCTGATTCGACTCTCCATGCTCCTGTTGCTGACTGTCGCAGGAACAGCTGGTGTTCCAACTAGCTTTGCGGCAGAGAACGGTGGAGCAGTCCAAACCAATGGAGTCATTCAGTTTTATGAAGAAACAAGTAGTAGTTCGACGACACCGAGCAGTTCAACAAGCAGCTCTACGGTGGCGAGTACCTCTTCGTCAACACCCATTACGGTACCTTCCTCTTCCGAAGCACCCGTCACAAAGCCTACCGGGAAATATCCCTCTACAGGGGAATTGGTGAAGACAAGCTTGGCAGTGAGTGGTTCTGCACTGGTTGTCCTAGTGGTTCTGTTCTTCTTCTGGAAGCGTAAGAAGGATGCGAAGGAGGAGGGGAACGGATGAAATTGAGCATATTTTCAGTGAGTCTGCTTGCTCTCCTGTCTTTCGGAGTGATTCATTCCGGAACGACCGCTTATGCAGACCCTAATGTGACAAACAATGGTGTCGTAGAATTTGAAGGTGGCTACGGCAAGGATGTACAGGACCCGGAAAAACCGGGAAATGTCGTTGATCCTGGCCCAAGTCCCAGTACCGATGGTCCGTTGCGGATTGAATTTGTTCCTCAACTAGGCTTTGGTCAAAACAAGATCACGAAGGGCGACCGACTCTATGAAGCGAATGCTCAACTGTTCTTTGGCGATACAGGTCCTAGAGGAAACTTTATTCAGGTTTCCGATTATCGGGGAACCCGCGGTGGTTGGACCCTTCAGGTCCGTCAAACGGCACAGTTTGAAAACCCGAACACATTGAACAACCAGTTAAAGGGTGCAGTGATTTCCTTTGATAAATCCTGGGTCAATTCGACATGGGATCTATCAAAAGCCCCAAGTGTGTCTAAGGATATTATTCAACTCGATAATATCGGAGACACCTATACCTTGGCAGAAGCGGCCCAAGGTAAGGGAGAAGGAACGTGGTTGATCGAGTTTGGTGCCTCAGAAGAGAACACCAACGGTCAAGCCAATACCTTAAGTCCAAGTCTGACACCTAGCGGTGAACAGATTGTCGACCCGGCATTTGAAAATAAGCCTGTTTACAAGAACAGCGCTGTTACGTTGTCTATACCGGAGGCAACAAAAATCGACCCGGTACCTTACACCACGGTGTTAACTTGGATTCTATCCGAGTTGCCATAAATGCAACAAACAAACTACACACACATATCTTAGGAGGAAAACACACATGAAAAACACACACAAATTATGCGGCGCTGCCCTATTAGCAGTAATTGGATTCGCAGTAGCAGCACCAAGCGCAACACAAGCAGATACTTCAGTAAAAGGTGACGGTATCGTGGAATTCGAGAAAGGTACAACAAAACCAGTTACACCACCGGATACTGATGGACCAGTATTGCCTTACCCACCGGCAAACCCAGATCCATCGGATCTGAAAATCGTTGCAGTAACACCTTTGGACTTCGAAAAACATGCGATTCTAGCGGACGGAAGCAGCCAGGATTACGATGTTAAGGCATTCAATGATGCAAACTTTGGCGACATGGAAAACTTTGTAGAATTCATTGATAACCGTGTTGACGGCACAGACAACACATACAAAATCGAAGCCGAAATGACACAACAGTTCACACAAGGAAGCAGCGTATTAACTGGTTCTACACTCACGTATAAAAACGTTCGTGTAGCAACAAATGGTACGGATGGTGAGAATGCATTGGCTCCATTAGGTGTAGA from Enterococcus sp. 9E7_DIV0242 includes these protein-coding regions:
- a CDS encoding WxL domain-containing protein, yielding MKNTHKLCGAALLAVIGFAVAAPSATQADTSVKGDGIVEFEKGTTKPVTPPDTDGPVLPYPPANPDPSDLKIVAVTPLDFEKHAILADGSSQDYDVKAFNDANFGDMENFVEFIDNRVDGTDNTYKIEAEMTQQFTQGSSVLTGSTLTYKNVRVATNGTDGENALAPLGVEATPDALELNQKVLFLNHTDATSGRGFGQYKLAFGKRDIAADAEGSAQKSVTLTVPGTVAKKVGVYKAEITWSITAAP